GGGGTTAATCTGCTCCTTATTTTATTTTAAAATGAGATTCTTCTACAGTTTTAACTTATATATTATTTTTGCTAATTGGAATATTTTAATTAAAAGTCACTAATTATTTAAGATTGAGATATACTATATTGATTGCTTTTTATTATGCATTTTATTTTTAAATATCTTTGAAAATAAGGAATAGCCAAATAGTCCTGATAAAAATAAATATAAAGCAACCAATCCTATATATAAGCTTATTGTATTATTTAGAACAAATGGCAAAAGAGCAAATGTTAATCCTAATATTACTCTAATACCTCTTTGTTTATAAGACATATTAAAACCTGGAATTTTATCTCTAAAGTCTACAATAGTTAAAACATCTTTAGGACATTTGCGAACACAACGCTCACATCCCATACACTCTCCTGTGTCAATCATATTCTCCTTATAAATTAAGCTTTGTATAGGAATTCCCATATCACATTCTCTTTCACAAATACCACAATTAAAACATTTACTAGTATCAGCCATAATCTTATATGGTCCTATTTTATTAAGTACTGCCCAAGTAGCAGACCAAGGACATGCATAACGACAAATATTTCTATGTCCTATTAAAGGAACAAGTAATAATGTTCCATAATAAATATCAAGAATTAGTTTATATAATGGTCTTTTAAAGGTAGCATTAGCAGCTTCAGGATCTAGTATTAAATATATTAAGAAAGCCCAAACTAAAAGAAGTAAAATCCATTTTAAATGGCGTAGTTTCCACCAAAAATCTCCTTTTTTTGTTTTATCTCTAAAAGCAAAACCAACAGTTTCTCGAGTAAAAACACAAGTACAATTCCAACCACAATCTGCTCTTTTACCAAACAAGATAACAGCTATAAAAAATAAAAAGAAAGCAATAGAACCAATCGTATGGTATGCTGTTGTTAAAGTTGTAGAAGTGCCATCAATAACAGGAATTTTCCTTAAAAGGACAGGTAGTATAAGCCAGTATATTCCAAATAAAATTAACATCCATTTTAAACGTTTTTTTTGAAATGGATCTTTTTCATTTCGTATTCGCCAAATCCCAAATATAGGTATTAAGTAAAATTCTGAAAAAGCATTAATAGAAACTATTTTTTCTCCTATAGATAGTCTAATAGGAAAGAAGTGTCCAGAAGCAATCCACAATAATGCAATGAAACTTAAAATCTTTTTTGTATTAAATTTGTTTTTAATCACTAAAACCCCTCCAAGTAATTATTAAATTATATAGTGTTAGATCATTTACTAAAATTATTCCTAAATTTTACTTATTGTGCTATCCTTCACAATGTGGAATAAAAAAATAGGCAACAAACATAAGTCTTTAATTGAGAAAATAACATATGAATTAAATCTTTTTGCAACCTATTATAACGTAATTATATCTATTCTTTTAAACTTTGTCATTGTTTTCACAAACTAATTTCAATTAGAATTTTGTGTCGTTGAGACAAAGTTTTTATTTGTTTTCATAATGCATCTAGAAAATGGATAGGTAAAAAGAGACTAAAATTCATAAGTAGTCCTAAACAAAGATAAATTAGGCAAGTGCTTTTTAATATTAATGGTTTATCTTTTTGCTGGTTCTTTAGAT
The genomic region above belongs to Selenihalanaerobacter shriftii and contains:
- a CDS encoding 4Fe-4S binding protein, with amino-acid sequence MIKNKFNTKKILSFIALLWIASGHFFPIRLSIGEKIVSINAFSEFYLIPIFGIWRIRNEKDPFQKKRLKWMLILFGIYWLILPVLLRKIPVIDGTSTTLTTAYHTIGSIAFFLFFIAVILFGKRADCGWNCTCVFTRETVGFAFRDKTKKGDFWWKLRHLKWILLLLVWAFLIYLILDPEAANATFKRPLYKLILDIYYGTLLLVPLIGHRNICRYACPWSATWAVLNKIGPYKIMADTSKCFNCGICERECDMGIPIQSLIYKENMIDTGECMGCERCVRKCPKDVLTIVDFRDKIPGFNMSYKQRGIRVILGLTFALLPFVLNNTISLYIGLVALYLFLSGLFGYSLFSKIFKNKMHNKKQSI